The Nicotiana tomentosiformis chromosome 9, ASM39032v3, whole genome shotgun sequence genome contains the following window.
tatgtctgatattgtccaaaaagccgaaagatatcagctctacaagtacttctaggaatatctTTAAACAAAGGGctataaattctttgaatataagtaacaagatatggtgaagtagcaaaactaaaaggtaaacaacctaaaacaatcattttagctaattcttctCGATCTTTCGCTATATCGTATTTACCTATTAAACCGCTAGTACCCAGGTTAAATTTTTGTTGCTCACCTTCCTCATTAGCACCCCATGCAATAGGGTGGTTATCTATCATGTGCCTACGAAGTTGACCCGTTCCCCCTTGCTTACCTccggtctcatgtttataaacTTCCTTACAAAATTGACATGctacataatttttatcttcttctagtctttcaaaaaacttccaacacttacttcttaatcttcgattcCTCTTAATAGGGAGGGGAAGCCTACCTGTATTATCACGATCTCCACCCctagtattttgagtttgactagcattaTCAGGTGTAGTTGGTGGTATTTCAAGATTATCACGTGAttgaatatcatctaaattatcatctataTCATAATTTCTTGATGTTtctcataatctacatttaaattttcaggtgaactttcaaaaatatgtgtaaagctactagaagaaccaTCATCACCTCTTGATCTTTTAGGAGTTTTACTCTTACTACTATCACCTCTAATAGTACACGtttttttggctgctctaaaaATATctattatgtaaattaaattaataattctaaataataaaataaaaatatacaccaaagaagagaaagagatggaacGAGTGTACCGAGATTCCGGATGCCGCATTAAATTtgatattactcttcagttgatatttgatgatattaatattgataccacacttcacttaaatacttgatatttgatgatattaatattgataccacacttcacttgaatacttgatatttgataattataattttgtagtgactaaggtaaatatttgataaaacttgaaataataagtaattgagaatttaagagcAATAAGCAGtattatcaagagagaattgagagagaattCGAGTAGTAAGAGAGTAAATTGtgagaaaaaatgaagaagaaggggggctatttatagtttttaaaaggttaaaattgtaatttatcaattattaaGGGAGGGGCTATTTTATTAAGAGGGTAGGCCGAAATgaccaaatttacaaaaaatggtcgttgcccaacggtcatttttgaatttgaccgttggcaacagtcaaatttttttttttaaaaaaaaacatttcCAACGGTAACCGGGCGGGACCAGGTTGTAGCCTGGTAAAAACCCGGCAGTGGGTAACCGGGCTAACCGGGTTCCGGAGTACCGGTTACCAAAATATGTTCGCTCCCGTCCGGCTCCTCCCCCGCCCCCGCCAACCCTCCCCAACCCGTCCTATCCCCTAGTGTACCGTGCTGACTCGGACTGAACCGGGTCGAACCGGGTTGTCATTGGACTGGCCCGACACGATTAACATGTATAGTATTTATACGACATTCTTTTATCCAACATATCTCAAGTATTATTTTGTGCAAAATAAAAAAGATTGCTGTGTAAAAAAAAGATAATGATGTCGTTTATATTTATCGATTAATAAAACATGTACTACAAAAGAAAGACAAAATGCGAGTTCTTGAAGTTGACACTGCTCAGTGACTAAGACTTAACTGAAAAGTGAAAATAAATCTTAACCTTTGGAATAAAGAAAGATACGTGTTAATAATCTTGATTAATATCGATATTAATCGCAGCAATATTTATTGGAGTTGAGCCGAGCCCACTTAAATATTTTCGAAAGATATAACATTATCATATATGATCTAACTAAGAAGAATAGCGTAGGTTCATTTGAACCCAGGACTCCCCTCCCACTCCTAGATCATCCCTGGGAACACcacttttgaaaaataaaattacatCAATATACTTgagttattaaatatttttagtgaAAGATTTGGACACATTTGTATTTCGTTGGACAAATTATTTCCATCTTGTAAGGGTCAAGTTTATTAATAAAGTATTagcttttttaaaattttaaaataaaaaataaatgccttttgaaattttaattttttaataatattaaataaatgaaaaaaaaagagtttttggATTATTTATGTTTATAACAAACAAATAAGATTTAAATATTTGTTATTATAGACGTATAAcagccaacaacaacaacaacaaacccagtagtttCCCACAAGTAGGGTCTAGGGAGGATAagatgtacgcaaccttacccctacccttggaagggcagagagactgtttctgatagaccgTCGGCTAGAGAACGACTGAAAAGAAAAGGTAAttgcaacaagtaggaataacagTAATATGAAATAAGATTGAATCCAAGAATGCAGTCAAACTCTAGGTAGTAATAGCCATCTGTGGATAAAAGATATCATACTAATACTAATGCTAGCGAACTGAGTAAGACAAAAagaaacgctcgactacctacgAACCTTCTACAATAATCTTTGACCTTCACAGGAGCCACTCCCACCTTTttccgaataacttcattcctaatcttatccaaccgggtatgcccacacatccacctcaacatcctcatcccAGCTACTTTTAGCTTCAGGTTATGAGAGTTCTTGACCGGCCAATACTCtgctccatacaacatagtcggtctaacaacaaccttgtagaacttacctttaagtctcggcggcacattcttatcacacaagacaccggaagcgagcctccacttcatccatcctgctCTGATACGATGCGTGGCACCTTCATCAATCTCTCTGTTACCTTGTATTATAgatccaagatacttgaaactacctcTCTTGGGGATAACTTGCGTATCAAGACTCACCTCAATATCCCCTTCCTGGGTACCGTTGCTGAACTTGTACTCCAAGTATTCCGTCTTGATCCTACTCAatttgaaacccttagactctaaggtctgcctccaaacctccagcTTCTAGTTAACACCACCCGCGTCTCGTCAATTAAAACTATGTCATcaacaaataacatacaccatggcacctcaccTTGAATGTGTCTCGTCAATGCGTCTATCGCCAAGGAAAATAGGAATGGACTAAGAGTTgatccctggtgcaaccccatcataaccgaaaaGTGTTCCGAGTTTCCTCCCGCtgccctaacccgagtcttagctttatcataaaagtccttaatcaccctaatgtaggTTACTATAAAACTCAAAAGACTATAAAATAAATAAacctgttatagagaggtttgatggtagtgtaaaaaaaataatataatgtcGCTGCACCAAAATTAAACTCAAAACTATATATTATGtgtaccaaaaaaataaaattccccacatagtaattattattatttcatttttttagaaggaaaaaaaaatgaagTAATACCACAGTATGATCATTTTTGTTTTTAATGGTCAGGGGCAGCGGGAAGAGTCCAGAACCACCTACACAGAGAACCAGACATCAGCTGGAAATGGCGTCTGCAATGATCAAAAGTAGCTTTCGCTCCGCCCTCCGCGTCGGTGCTTCTCGCGGAACTCCGGCATTCAAGAGGACTTTCGCTTCTTCCGCCCACCATGACGAAGCCCGTAAGCTCATCATCCATCTCTCTGTCTTAAATTTCTGGTTATTTACAATATACTCAGATGGCTGCCTTTCTTCGGTATTTCATATATAGTTGCTTACTCAATCTGATAATATTTTCCGTGAAGTCGAATTCCCTATTAACTATGAAATGAGCCTGAAAACGGCAGAAGATTAATTTAGCTTATCAGGACAAAAGGAGAACTTTTTGAATTCCAATGCTTAGTGTTTCCCATAACATAGGTTTGAGCGGTGATAAGACAGTTGTGGTATTTGCAAGCTCAACTAGTCACATGCCTGTTGTAGCAGATGCCATAGTACTGTCTTGATCATGTTCTCGGTTCTCTGTCAGAGTCGGATTTGGGATTTGATGTTTATGAGAGAGATAGAGCAATATTTGATTTATTATTTGCTATTTCACATGCGTTTGAGTATGTGTAAAAAGTTTTTCTTTTCAATGAAATCTTTCGATTATGTATTCctccctctatttcaatttatgtgacgtAGTTTGACGCAGTTTAAAAACGATATCAAAACGTTTGAAACTTGTGGTATTAAACATGCTATAACAATTTTTGTGATTATAAGGGTTTTGAAATTTATGATCTTAAAAATGTTATAATATTTTCTCAGCTATAAAAGCTTGTCACTAATGATAAAATTACAAGTTTACAATAAATTGTTTTGAAATGTAGAAATATATTATTCTTTTTGGAAAAGACTAATAAGAAAATTGTatcacataaactgaaacggagGGAATGGAGGGAGTAGTTTCTTCGAGGGATGATATTCATTTAGTCTAtctattatttttccttttctttggtTAGTTTCAGTTGTTTGATTTCGCTGTATATAAACGATTTCTAATGTGATTGAAGTGTTAATATTTTATGATCTCTTTATTTCCTATGGCCAGGTGAAGCAGCTAAGTGGGAGAAAATTACTTATGTTGGAATAATTACATGCACTGTTCTTGCAATCGTTAATCTCTCTAAGGGTCATCCCCACCATGAAGAGCCTCCGGTAAGCTTTATATATGCATTTCTTGTACCTTCTTATATGTCAAAATTTGTGTTATTTTCAACAATATGCTGTTTTCAGTCTTTCCAATTCGGATGCAAAACTTAAGATGAAATCAGAAATTCATATTGACAATACATTTCTAAATGATTTTCACTAGCCCGGTTAAAGTAATGGGATTTGAGACACCCTTAAACTAATGATTTGATCATTTGACCAGTCAATAGCCAAAAAGCACCAAATTCATTATCAAGACAAGACCATTTTTGAATACTGCATAATTCTGAACCTACGCCATTACAAAAACTCAAGCAAATGGTACTTTGCAAGCAAAATAATGTATTCGATTCTAATGTAAAGCAATATAGTTGGTTCAGATAAGAGAATCCTGATGGAGATTCTCAGTTTCATGTAATTATCTCTGTTATAAATCTTTCAGTTGttcctcttttattattggtaAACACTAAAGAAATTAGGAATTTGTCAGTATGAGAATTTCAAACAAAATAATCAGCCAATCCACTAAGATTAGAGAGAAAGAGGGGAATATGGTGCTGTGGTGGGGAAGGACAAAATGAGCTGGGCGAGAAGGGAAGTTGCAAGCTAGAGTTGAAGACAAGAAAGATAGAATAAGGTTAATTCGGTCCTTTTAATATCATCTGACTGTGTTTGTCTGTTGATTGAACAGATACTATAGGGGGCATTATTTttcttttggggggggggggggggtgttgatTATTGTAGAGGGGAATTTACAACTGAGATAGAGTATAGACATGTGTACTATAAGTTGCCCTATTTCTTATATATTTTGTCTATGACTATGAGTCCTTTGTATGCTGTTTCTTCACCCCACATAGCATGATTTTACAGTTCTTGCTATCATTTCTAACTCCGTTTGCAGCCTTATCCGTATCTGCACATTCGTAACAAGGAGTTTCCATGGGGTAATTCTGATAGCCCTCTCTTTATTTCGCGTATCAATGATTTCAAGTTTACTATCTCGTGTTTAATTGTATCTGATTTGCAATGAGCTATCAGCAAATAGATATTCTGGACAATGGTATGTTATCTAACTGAAGCACTTTATCTGGTTGAGGCTTTAAAATGTTGTAGCGTGCTGTGGATGGCTTCAATTGGGAACTTATGTTTCTTGTTGCCTGACAATGGGAGGTCTAGTTTTGAATGCCTTTTTATGCAGTTATGATGCTAAAACAATTTTGTAATTTGTCTTCTAAGTCGTATCTTGTCAATGAGTCATGACTAATATGTCGATTTGAAAACTATAATATGTTGAATTTGCTGAGTTGAGATGTCAGCATGTAATTGACATGCAGAGATCAGAAGGGATCACCTTTACCAACAAAATGAGAATATTTGCAGTTTGCATATGTCTATAAAAGTATTCACCTTTAGTTGGAACCTAAGCTTACACGCTTTGGAGTAGGTTCTGTTTATCTCCTTGACCTTTATATTATGGTTTTCAACGATGTTAGCACGTCTTTAACGGTCCCTGTTCTATGGAATTGTTTGAGGTGTTAGATATTTGGTTTACCAATGCTGTccacaatatatatattttgg
Protein-coding sequences here:
- the LOC138899413 gene encoding cytochrome c oxidase subunit 6a, mitochondrial-like isoform X5, giving the protein MVRGSGKSPEPPTQRTRHQLEMASAMIKSSFRSALRVGASRGTPAFKRTFASSAHHDEAREAAKWEKITYVGIITCTVLAIVNLSKGHPHHEEPPPYPYLHIRNKEFPWGFKML
- the LOC138899413 gene encoding cytochrome c oxidase subunit 6a, mitochondrial-like isoform X3, which encodes MVRGSGKSPEPPTQRTRHQLEMASAMIKSSFRSALRVGASRGTPAFKRTFASSAHHDEAREAAKWEKITYVGIITCTVLAIVNLSKGHPHHEEPPPYPYLHIRNKEFPWANRYSGQWYVI
- the LOC138899413 gene encoding cytochrome c oxidase subunit 6a, mitochondrial-like isoform X1, which produces MVRGSGKSPEPPTQRTRHQLEMASAMIKSSFRSALRVGASRGTPAFKRTFASSAHHDEAREAAKWEKITYVGIITCTVLAIVNLSKGHPHHEEPPALKCCSVLWMASIGNLCFLLPDNGRSSFECLFMQL
- the LOC138899413 gene encoding cytochrome c oxidase subunit 6a, mitochondrial-like isoform X4 — encoded protein: MVRGSGKSPEPPTQRTRHQLEMASAMIKSSFRSALRVGASRGTPAFKRTFASSAHHDEAREAAKWEKITYVGIITCTVLAIVNLSKGHPHHEEPPVRMVFSRRSITKPVYLSMKA
- the LOC138899413 gene encoding cytochrome c oxidase subunit 6a, mitochondrial-like isoform X2 encodes the protein MVRGSGKSPEPPTQRTRHQLEMASAMIKSSFRSALRVGASRGTPAFKRTFASSAHHDEAREAAKWEKITYVGIITCTVLAIVNLSKGHPHHEEPPPYPYLHIRNKEFPWGSDGLFEKKHH